The Silvanigrella paludirubra genome includes a window with the following:
- a CDS encoding aminotransferase class V-fold PLP-dependent enzyme, producing MNHKLISSFIKPEGIYFINHSLGCFSYEQELVKNEYFNSWKKKGGFAWEDWIPSISKYHESLSLLLNGKSKEFCYQNNISTGFIKILSSLPKRKQRKKILISDLEFPSIILILKKFIQNDYEIKIIKSKNGKVPFEFWEKELDMNTHIAVISHTTYSTSYKNSIYQIANKCKELDIFCLVDIAQSVGIVPIDLKKLNCDFIMGSCIKWLCGGSGAGFIWINEKINENLKNNSCGWFSLENIFTEDIEDFRLANSACKFLDGTPNILPMILATESIHKLMNIGIEEIYNLNQKYIDSLIHFFQNLKTITVNSPIEPNQRGGTLVVKSNNDKNLLDFLIKKNVYVDRKESYGIRISPHIYNTWDEIEQFKNIMSSYFE from the coding sequence ATGAATCATAAATTAATAAGTAGCTTCATAAAACCTGAAGGTATCTATTTTATAAACCATTCTTTAGGATGTTTTAGTTATGAACAAGAATTAGTTAAAAATGAGTATTTTAATTCTTGGAAAAAAAAAGGGGGGTTCGCTTGGGAAGATTGGATACCTTCCATATCTAAATATCATGAATCTTTATCCTTGTTATTAAATGGAAAATCCAAAGAATTTTGTTATCAAAACAATATTTCTACAGGCTTTATTAAAATATTATCCTCATTACCAAAGAGAAAACAAAGAAAAAAAATACTTATTAGTGATTTAGAGTTTCCCTCAATAATTCTAATTTTAAAAAAATTCATTCAAAATGACTATGAAATAAAAATAATAAAAAGTAAAAATGGGAAAGTACCATTTGAATTTTGGGAAAAAGAATTGGATATGAATACACATATTGCAGTTATATCACACACGACATATTCCACATCTTATAAAAATTCTATATATCAAATTGCAAACAAATGCAAAGAACTTGATATTTTTTGTCTTGTTGATATAGCCCAATCCGTTGGTATCGTTCCCATTGATTTAAAAAAATTAAACTGTGATTTTATCATGGGGTCTTGTATAAAATGGCTTTGTGGCGGATCTGGAGCTGGATTTATATGGATAAATGAAAAAATAAATGAAAATTTAAAAAATAACTCTTGTGGCTGGTTTTCATTAGAAAATATTTTTACAGAAGACATAGAAGACTTTAGGTTAGCTAATTCAGCATGTAAATTTTTAGATGGCACTCCTAATATTTTGCCTATGATACTTGCAACAGAAAGCATTCATAAATTAATGAATATTGGAATTGAAGAAATTTATAATTTAAATCAAAAATATATTGATTCCTTAATTCATTTTTTTCAAAATTTAAAAACTATTACTGTCAATTCACCTATTGAGCCAAATCAGCGAGGTGGAACTCTAGTCGTTAAGTCAAATAATGATAAAAATTTATTAGACTTTTTAATTAAAAAAAATGTATATGTTGATAGAAAAGAAAGTTATGGTATTAGAATATCTCCGCATATTTATAATACTTGGGATGAAATTGAACAGTTTAAAAATATAATGTCATCATATTTTGAATAA
- a CDS encoding tryptophan 2,3-dioxygenase family protein, with the protein MKNNELLYEDIANIMVGEGKSDYEIYLKTKELLSLQTTYPELCNPDELHFQLVHQAEELFFKSLNHSLLEINKYILEKNTNRILSNFSRAHKAQKNLLTTIELLYPMSPREYQDIRLKLGNGSGQDSPGFKSFLKIAPYLWRSFKSLYLNDNIDNLHKIYNTEYKQCDAFIIAESFLELDDLYNKFLYFHMKLIGRSIGLQAHSMKGNVVTNLTNRIARSLFPELWDIRSKMTSEWGSQYGIVRDSLSENSSVN; encoded by the coding sequence GGTAGGCGAAGGAAAAAGTGATTATGAAATTTATTTAAAAACAAAAGAACTTTTATCATTACAAACTACATATCCTGAATTATGCAACCCAGATGAATTGCATTTTCAATTAGTCCACCAAGCCGAAGAACTTTTTTTTAAATCCTTAAATCATTCCTTATTAGAAATAAATAAATATATATTAGAAAAAAATACAAATCGGATATTAAGTAATTTTAGTAGAGCCCATAAAGCACAAAAAAATTTACTAACTACAATAGAATTATTATACCCTATGTCTCCAAGAGAATATCAAGACATTAGGCTAAAATTAGGGAATGGAAGCGGTCAAGACTCCCCAGGATTTAAATCTTTTCTTAAAATTGCTCCCTATTTATGGCGTTCTTTTAAATCTCTTTACTTAAATGACAATATAGATAACCTTCATAAAATTTATAATACAGAATATAAACAATGTGATGCTTTTATTATTGCGGAATCCTTTTTAGAACTTGATGATCTCTACAATAAATTTCTTTATTTTCACATGAAATTAATAGGAAGAAGCATAGGATTACAAGCGCATTCCATGAAAGGAAATGTTGTTACAAATCTTACAAACAGAATAGCGCGTTCTCTATTCCCAGAATTGTGGGATATTCGATCAAAAATGACTTCAGAATGGGGAAGTCAATATGGTATTGTAAGAGATAGTTTATCTGAAAATTCAAGTGTAAATTAA